ACCCCAACTTAAATAATACTACACAAAATCTGAACATACTAGCTGGCCTCTGAAAACTTTTCTTCAGTAAAATATCATGAAAATTGTCTTTAGATGAAATAACCAAACTCAGCCAGCTTTAAAAATGTCAGTTCTAGGTTGTTGAAAAATTCATTCATACTTGCTTCTTGGTTAAGCAATTTACCTAAAGACACACCAAGGAAAACACAGGGCAAACAGTCTATGTCAACTCATAaccaggaaagagagaaaaaacaaaattactacAAAAGTCCAAAGCAAAACCTAATTATTATTTGCTAATGATATTCAAgaagtatgtgtctgtgtttaagTTTTTGACAGAGGTATGCATACAATTCTGTTTCTGAAGATAGAAATTCAATGTGATCAAAAGAGTACAGGGTTTGGTTTTATTCAAATAAGCTTGATGAACAAGTTCCATAGCCTCTTTGAGATTTACTGTGATTGTCCATAATGCATTCATGAAGCAAGTAAGAAAGTTAATATGATGTGGGTTTGGAGACAGGGAAtgtgggagacacagagagatagaaagacagagagagaaagaagagcgacagagagagagagagagagagagagagagagagagagagagagagagtcttagtATGGTTGCATTTGCATCTCCACTCAGTGTGCTGCCCTTTAGTCTTTGCTCAGGTTCTTTAAACAGCAAAATTACAAGGATTCCACATACCAGTCAAGAGGCCAAAATGTAATTAAGCAATTTAAGAATTAGATCATGAGAAAGATATTGAAAATTAGccacattctttctttgtttcaaagTGAGAAGCTTCCAATTAACCACAGGGATATTTTTCCACACTATGAATATAAAGTGAAACAAAAGTTTCATGTTGTTACAACAAGGAAAATTCTtgcttgaaaataaattcttaatgACTTCAGGAATTTAATTGTAGATTCAAGGACTTTGAGTTAATAAATTCCAATCTGAATTGGATAATGACATGGTGTCAAAATACTCGGCAAGTGATTCAAGAGTACCAGGAAAGGAGAGTGGAATCAAGCAAGAGTCTTAGATGGGCCTCTGGTTCCATCTCAAGTAAGTTCAgaagaatttttatattttgagtcaATATTACATCATGTTACATCCACAGCTGAGCCTGGTGTCACCCTCCTAGTTATTTACTGTCAACTGcctataaaatattcaaaacagaatgttctagaacagTAGAAATGTCTTTGAAAGCTTCTTTACAGATCCAGTCAAAGTCTGAAGGCACTTTCATGAGGATCCAGACTGTAGTCACAGAATAGTCAAGAACAAGCATGTGTTGTGATATGAATggaaacaagatattttatgaaatGCAAACATTGTCATGAcagtatattaaaaattatatataatctaTTTAAGTAATCAATACAGTTCAAGGAAAATGTACTCATTCTACTCATATTTGAATACTTTCTTTAGAAGCAGCAGAAACATAATGGCAAGTTTTCCTCAATCCCTGCAATTgcactattattattttaatgtatggtattattctataaaaataagaaaaaatatctcTCATTATTAATAACCAACCCATAGAAAAGGTGTAGAAGATTTAACTCAAGTGATACAGAGTGTTACATGAATGAGGTAAAACAGTGAAAgttgttaaaatggagaagaaagTAAGCAGGAATTagagaaaagtatttattttctttagtaaGAGTACAAATTTTAATCACTAAatattgaaacacacacatatatatttgacTACATATGTGCAAAACATATATTATTTAAAGATATATGAAACTGTATagtaaaatatgaaagaaacacATTATTGTCAGTAGATGCTATCTAAAATTGATGAttacaatgacaaaaataataatggCCAGCACTGTTTAGCTCTTGCTTTATGGTGAGCACTGCTCTACTCTCCTTCCAGCATTAAATTATTTAGCATTGACAATACCCCAATAATATAGAAATGTATTTCCTTATTATGATTACAAATTATAAGAATATGGATTTaagaacacacatatatgcacatgtacacacaattatatatatgaatgatatgAACATAGAAAGGGGACTATGGGGCAAGAGGATGGGGCCTGGCTAggggagacagggaaagaagaaagggttatGGGGGAAAAAATCAAAGTATCATTTCTTTCCCCTGATATGTGGAGCCTATGTTGTTCAGAGAGAGTAGTAATTGATAAAAGGAAAGACAGTAACCTGCAGGGGGACAGGAAGGAACACTAGGGTAAATGGGCAAGAGTAAAGAACAATTatgaatatgtataaaatatCACAATAATGATAAAAgaattaacaatgaaaacaaatgatttCACAAAGGAATAGAGGCACAATAAGATTAAATAATGATACACAAGGCACAGAGCTAAAGCATAGGAAAACTGTGAGTTTGGATGTATTTCAATTTGGAAGCTACAAACTGAAAAAATTTTTGAAGCACAGTATGTTAAATGTGATGGATCTTTGAAATGGAATGGTAAACACTGAAATGGAAAAAAGTAGTTCTAATATTATTTGAATAGGCAATATCCTGGAAATGATATAATAGTAAAAAGAATATAAGGATGTATGTAATAAAGGATTACTCAACACACAAAAAACAGGCTCATCCACTCTCTACTTCTTTAAGGCTTTCATAAAAAAAATAGGTTACACTGATTTCTGGATAAGGACAAAAGCTGAGGTCAGTGTGTGGGAGaaaaagagatgggggagggagggggaagggagggagggagggagggagggaggagggagggagggaggaagggagggagggagggaggacagggtCAGGATTCAGCTTCAAGTAGAGAATTAACAGGTTGGACTGCCTAAGGATAGGGAGTCTCATATGGATGGCAGATGAATATATGCAGCAAAGAAGACACTTTTCAGTAATGGGGTGGGAACAGAGGTACAAAAGGGCATTTTGGTCTTCCCCAAACCTGAGAATCATCTCTCTTGTCCTCACAGAAAGTTACAAATGTAAACTAGAATTAATTTGAAGCAGAAAGAGCAACTGAAGAGCTACCTCATACAATTTGGAAATGTTTAAGGAAAATCAGTCAAATTCAACAATTCCTGAAAAGCACTTGTGTAAGTAAGCTCAGAAATACAAACTTAATACCTACTAGAGAGAAACGACTGGTCTTCAGTCCTGGATTCTTTACAACACACTTTTATCTTCTGATGACTAAACAGTTCACACTTAATATGACAAAAAATAATCTCACCACAGTAACTGAATTTATTCTTGTGGGTTTTACTGACCATCCAGAGTGGGAGATTCCTCTCTTCCTAGTGTTTCTGATCTTCTATCTTATAACCATCCTTGGGAACATGGGCATGGTCATTCTTATACAGGTGGATGTCCATCTCTCTGTAACGGATGCCTGCTACACCTCAGTCATCACTCCTCAGATCCTGGCCACACTGGCCACAGGCAAAACAGTCATTGCCTATAGTCACTGCGCAGCTCAGTTCTTCTTTTTCACCTTCTGTGCAAGCACAGAGTGTTTTCTGTTGGCAGTGATGGCCTATGATCGTTATGTTGCTATTAGCAATCCTCTGCTCTACACTGTCTCCATGAGTCCTAGAAAATGCTGGAGTTTGGTAGTGGGAGCCTATATGTGTGGGTTGTCTGGATCCATTCAAAGAACCACAtgtaccttctccctctccttctgtaAAGACAGTAAgatcaatttctttttttgtgaccTTCCACCTCTGCTGAAGCTGGCCTGCAGTGACACAACAAATGCTGAGattatcattgttttatttgggaattttgtCATCTTGGTCAATGCCTTAATCATACTCATTTCCTACCTTCTCATCATCAAGACTGTCATGAGAATGAAGTCTTCAGGTGGCAGAGGTAAAACATTCTCCACATGTGTCTCCCACATCACTGCTGTGGCTCTTTTCTTTGGGACCCTCACCTTTATGTATATAAGGAGTGGCTCAGGCAAATCCCTAGAGGAAGACAAAGTTGTGTCTGTCTTCTACACTGTGGTCATCCCCATGCTAAACCCTCTGATCTATAGCTTGAGAAATAAAGATGTTAAATTTGCATTCAGAAAGGTCACTAATAGACTGCAGGTGTCCCAGAGTATATAGAGCTGAGTAACATGATCTCTCCTCATTGTCAATTTTGTATGCATATTATTAATATCCTGATAGATAACCAGCAATATATGCATTATGAGTCTATGAACAGAGAGAATGCTGGTAAGTTGTTCCAGGCAAGAAGAAAAGTTGTCATGAATTTTCTATCCAGGAATGGaagtatctttcttttttgtcattaTGTCCTGCTGCTCTCTGATGCCATTACTTAGAGAAGGTCTAAgggattatgtgatttttttttttactctaaatTCTGGTATACTTTCCATATTGTCTTCACTGCTGTCCATATTATTGTACTTATTGTGTGAAACATTACATTTCAGGCCTCCTGTGAATTGAGTtatttggctgttttgtttttttatatgtaaaatatataatacagGCTTCTTCCTTCCATTGCAGTGTCTTTCTTTATGATGGGCTAGAATAAAAGAGCTTTCAAATTGTCCTGATAACtcactgcctttcttctttctttattgatATGTTGACGACTTCAGAATCAATTTAGCCACCTCACCTATGGGAAGGTACCTCCAAGGGTAAATTCTGGCTCCAGAAGGACAGTGCAATGTCACTCCTCCTCACCCTATCGCCTACTTCATTGGAAGCTGCCTTCCAAGTATCCTGCTTTTAGGGTTAGCAATGTGAGAGAGCACAGAAGCAGGCAATTAAGCGACTCATTCCCTTCTTTACAGTAGACTTGATGACCTATGAGCACAATAGCTCCTGCATCAGGCCTCAAAAATCAGAGGAGATCTCAGAAATtgcatttgaaataaatttctgtcACATGAACTtttctatttgcatttctttttaacttcAAAGGCAGATGAGAAGATGTTGGCACATATGACATTTCCTTttagtaataaagaaaacattttccccAGATGCACAGCACTCAGAATATACAGCAGCAGACAAGGCatggggtggtttgaatgtaaatcTTATTTGCCTCTAATCACTTATAAGAATTTGGGTAAATATTTGGATGCAAAGTAAATGCAGCAATCCATAATTGAAATATAGTATAATTATTGAGTAAGATGATAAGTAAAAAATTTCCTAGATAGCTCATGCCAGTATAGATTGATCCTTTCTTTACATTCTCATACCTGTGATATCAACCCTATACtgttgctgctttttaaaaattcaataacaATATGAACTAAGGGTTGTAAAAGGCAGTGGACAGAGGAAGATGTATTAATCAAAcaaattttcatgtttgtttgtggAAATATATTTATTACACCTCACATAATCAAAGGTAACTGTAGAATaccttctttaaattttcttttgctttcttttttactttgggTGTTT
The DNA window shown above is from Cricetulus griseus strain 17A/GY chromosome 3, alternate assembly CriGri-PICRH-1.0, whole genome shotgun sequence and carries:
- the LOC113834772 gene encoding olfactory receptor 9I1-like translates to MTKNNLTTVTEFILVGFTDHPEWEIPLFLVFLIFYLITILGNMGMVILIQVDVHLSVTDACYTSVITPQILATLATGKTVIAYSHCAAQFFFFTFCASTECFLLAVMAYDRYVAISNPLLYTVSMSPRKCWSLVVGAYMCGLSGSIQRTTCTFSLSFCKDSKINFFFCDLPPLLKLACSDTTNAEIIIVLFGNFVILVNALIILISYLLIIKTVMRMKSSGGRGKTFSTCVSHITAVALFFGTLTFMYIRSGSGKSLEEDKVVSVFYTVVIPMLNPLIYSLRNKDVKFAFRKVTNRLQVSQSI